In Methanobacterium sp., a single window of DNA contains:
- a CDS encoding Zn-ribbon domain-containing OB-fold protein, whose protein sequence is MKDIVRAWRHIPQRYSLIGSKCSHCGTVFFPKRVICPECRRKGKLEDIQLKGEGKIHTYSVINTPTDDFKLIAPYVVAIVELDEGAKITTQIVDCNVEDVNIGDEVEMVFRKIKEEGDDGVISYGYKFRLKNC, encoded by the coding sequence ATGAAAGATATAGTAAGGGCATGGCGTCATATACCTCAGCGTTACAGTCTCATAGGCTCAAAATGTTCACATTGCGGAACTGTATTTTTCCCAAAAAGAGTTATATGCCCTGAATGTAGAAGAAAAGGAAAATTAGAAGATATTCAACTTAAGGGAGAGGGAAAAATCCATACTTATTCTGTTATAAACACCCCCACTGACGATTTCAAGCTTATTGCACCATATGTTGTGGCAATAGTTGAACTTGATGAAGGAGCCAAAATAACAACCCAAATAGTTGATTGTAATGTAGAAGATGTTAATATAGGTGATGAAGTCGAAATGGTCTTTAGAAAAATAAAGGAAGAAGGCGATGATGGAGTGATATCATATGGATACAAATTCAGACTCAAAAACTGCTAA